A single Marinitoga sp. 1197 DNA region contains:
- a CDS encoding Cof-type HAD-IIB family hydrolase produces MKKKVFVFDLDGTLLNDEEKITIPTIEAIKNIHEKGYFIIIASGRMYKSTKFIIKKYLSFLNNIPIISYNGAYVVSHTGEIVFESDIEDSLAIEIIKEIKKENIHVQIYLNDELISDQENTEIKGYAKHSGVNYKIVNNLEEYIKKTHGPTKILAISKVEKLDKLQKMMVSKYSKNLNIVRSFNIYLDFLSKNSSKGAALKKLSKIYDFDISKAYIFGDSENDISMLSLSKNSYAMGNASNHVKDAANHIAPSNNEEGVAIVLKKILSDTHNN; encoded by the coding sequence ATGAAAAAAAAAGTATTTGTATTTGATTTAGATGGTACTCTACTAAATGACGAAGAAAAAATTACTATACCTACTATAGAAGCTATAAAGAATATACATGAAAAAGGTTATTTTATAATAATAGCAAGTGGCAGAATGTATAAATCCACAAAATTTATTATAAAAAAATATTTATCTTTTTTAAACAACATTCCTATAATCTCATACAACGGAGCATATGTTGTATCTCACACAGGTGAAATTGTTTTTGAATCCGATATAGAAGATAGTCTTGCAATAGAAATAATTAAAGAAATAAAAAAAGAAAATATACATGTACAAATATACTTAAATGATGAATTAATTTCAGATCAGGAAAATACAGAAATAAAAGGATATGCAAAACATTCTGGAGTCAATTATAAAATAGTAAATAATTTAGAAGAGTATATAAAAAAAACTCATGGTCCAACAAAAATACTGGCCATATCAAAAGTTGAAAAATTAGATAAACTACAAAAAATGATGGTTTCTAAATATAGTAAGAATTTAAATATAGTAAGGTCATTTAATATATACCTTGATTTTTTGAGCAAAAATTCATCTAAAGGAGCAGCATTAAAGAAACTTTCCAAAATTTATGATTTTGATATATCAAAAGCTTATATTTTTGGTGATAGCGAAAATGATATATCTATGTTATCATTATCAAAAAACTCATATGCTATGGGTAATGCTTCTAATCATGTTAAAGATGCTGCAAATCATATTGCGCCATCAAATAATGAAGAAGGTGTTGCAATTGTTCTTAAAAAAATATTATCTGATACTCATAATAATTAG
- a CDS encoding diguanylate cyclase domain-containing protein, with amino-acid sequence MSMDYENKVKALEKENNKLKESIKNLEVEIKDVKEMLNNTNRLLEEYNEFTKEEINAYSDFVEGFVERKFIDPSTRVYSRAFFDKVFFLILEKAFEKGNNYGLIIIKIPELETLEYKGEYYKGPEMEIGRILRSNVRLPLDLVMRYSKSVFSLIIPDIEEDVLFKVVDRIKYQLSNFVKKPETLEFYSFYLPKDLTSTEDILKYFD; translated from the coding sequence ATGAGTATGGATTATGAAAATAAGGTAAAAGCTTTAGAAAAAGAGAATAATAAATTGAAGGAAAGTATAAAAAATCTCGAAGTAGAAATAAAAGATGTTAAAGAAATGTTAAACAATACAAACAGATTATTGGAAGAATATAATGAATTTACCAAAGAAGAAATAAACGCGTATAGCGATTTTGTAGAAGGTTTTGTCGAAAGAAAATTCATAGATCCTTCAACAAGGGTATATTCAAGGGCATTTTTTGATAAAGTATTCTTTTTAATACTGGAAAAAGCATTTGAAAAAGGTAATAACTATGGTCTTATAATAATAAAAATTCCAGAATTAGAAACATTAGAATATAAAGGGGAATACTATAAGGGGCCAGAAATGGAAATCGGAAGAATCTTAAGAAGTAATGTTCGATTACCACTCGATCTTGTTATGAGATACTCTAAAAGTGTATTCTCATTGATAATCCCTGATATAGAAGAAGATGTATTATTTAAGGTTGTGGATAGAATAAAATATCAGTTAAGTAATTTTGTAAAAAAGCCAGAAACTTTAGAATTCTATTCATTTTATTTACCTAAAGATTTGACATCAACGGAGGATATTTTGAAATACTTTGATTAG
- the murA gene encoding UDP-N-acetylglucosamine 1-carboxyvinyltransferase, producing the protein MGKIKVIGPQEANGEITISGSKNSALPILAATLLTDERIILNNIPNLADVNTMIEILENAGKKVTWQDSTLIIDTVSDINSILPYGPVRRMRASFNVLGPLTIRNKYAKVALPGGCSIGVRPVNFHLEGLKKLGIESQIEHGFTHSKYIGAPDKTHISLPFPSVGATEHLITTAVLLENTETILTNCAQEPEIIDLCNFLISMGAKIEGHGTSNIKIHGVKQLHGTEYTIIPDRIEAGTYAILGAVLGKEITLKNIIEDHLFSLLDIFEKIGINYKMKKNTLTIKGISKLELSPVDVETATFPGFPTDLQPQLMVLLSLIPGRSSVTENVFKTRFNHVDELNRMGAKIFVESNTAIITGVSKLSGAPLEATDLRASAALLIAALIADGETIINNVDHIFRGYERLFEKLENVGLKIEYYE; encoded by the coding sequence ATGGGTAAAATAAAAGTAATTGGACCTCAAGAGGCTAATGGCGAAATAACAATTTCAGGTTCAAAAAATTCTGCTTTACCAATACTCGCCGCTACGTTATTAACTGATGAAAGAATAATATTAAACAATATACCTAATTTAGCAGATGTGAATACAATGATTGAAATACTGGAAAATGCTGGAAAAAAGGTAACTTGGCAGGATTCCACATTGATAATAGATACTGTTTCAGATATAAATTCTATATTGCCATATGGACCTGTAAGGCGAATGCGAGCATCTTTTAATGTTTTAGGACCATTAACCATAAGAAATAAATATGCTAAAGTTGCACTCCCAGGAGGTTGCTCAATAGGAGTAAGACCTGTTAATTTTCATCTTGAAGGTTTAAAAAAATTAGGGATTGAATCACAAATAGAACACGGTTTTACGCATTCTAAATATATAGGAGCACCAGATAAAACACATATATCTTTACCTTTCCCAAGTGTAGGTGCAACAGAACATTTAATAACAACTGCTGTTTTACTCGAAAATACAGAAACAATATTAACAAATTGTGCTCAAGAACCAGAAATAATAGATTTATGTAATTTTTTGATATCTATGGGAGCAAAAATTGAAGGTCATGGAACTTCAAATATAAAAATACATGGTGTTAAACAATTGCATGGAACTGAATACACCATTATCCCTGATAGAATAGAAGCAGGAACTTACGCAATACTGGGTGCTGTTCTTGGTAAAGAAATAACATTAAAAAATATAATAGAAGATCATTTATTTTCATTATTAGATATTTTTGAAAAAATTGGAATAAATTACAAAATGAAAAAAAATACTCTGACAATAAAAGGGATTTCAAAATTAGAACTATCACCTGTAGATGTAGAAACAGCGACATTTCCAGGTTTTCCAACAGATTTACAACCTCAGTTAATGGTTTTATTGAGTTTAATTCCAGGAAGATCATCTGTTACAGAAAACGTCTTTAAAACTAGATTTAATCATGTTGATGAATTAAATAGAATGGGTGCAAAAATTTTTGTTGAAAGCAATACAGCAATAATAACAGGAGTTAGCAAATTATCTGGGGCACCATTAGAAGCAACAGATTTAAGAGCTTCTGCAGCACTTTTAATAGCAGCTTTAATTGCAGATGGCGAAACTATAATAAATAATGTAGATCATATCTTTAGAGGATATGAAAGATTATTCGAAAAACTTGAAAATGTCGGTTTGAAAATTGAATATTATGAATAA
- the aspC gene encoding aspartate aminotransferase: MLSKIVKSIQPSITLELNAKAIEMEKAGHDVVKLTAGEPDFITPKEIIENAYKAMIEGKTKYTNSAGILELREKIADFINSSRKTKYTPDNIVVSNGGKQALYNTLLAILNPGDEVIVLDPSWVSYEAQIKLARGIPIHVPLKFKNNFIPKACDIEPYLSERTKAIIINSPNNPTGAVYPRETFLEIYELIKDKKIYLISDEVYEKLIFEGEFYSPTQIPALREKTIIINAFSKTWSMTGWRVGYSIAPKEISDEIKKIQSHISSNINTPAQYGALAAFDVDIDYYIKKFNERRNFVMEKMKESNLEYVHPYGAFYLFINISKYDTNDLNFSNQLLKTKKLAVIPGSGFGAKGFIRISYANSIETLEKGLNRLFEYLDEVK; encoded by the coding sequence TTGTTATCAAAAATAGTAAAAAGCATACAACCATCTATTACTCTAGAATTAAATGCAAAAGCTATAGAAATGGAAAAAGCAGGTCATGATGTTGTAAAGTTAACTGCAGGTGAGCCAGATTTTATAACCCCAAAAGAAATCATAGAAAATGCTTACAAAGCAATGATTGAAGGTAAAACAAAATATACAAATTCAGCTGGAATATTAGAATTAAGGGAAAAAATAGCAGATTTTATAAACTCTTCAAGAAAAACAAAATATACACCAGATAATATTGTTGTTTCAAACGGTGGAAAACAAGCTTTATATAATACTTTATTGGCAATCTTAAATCCAGGTGATGAAGTCATAGTATTAGATCCTTCTTGGGTAAGTTATGAAGCTCAAATAAAATTGGCCAGAGGCATTCCGATTCATGTGCCATTAAAATTCAAAAATAATTTTATTCCCAAAGCATGTGATATAGAGCCTTATTTAAGTGAAAGAACTAAAGCTATAATAATAAATTCTCCAAATAACCCAACTGGAGCAGTATATCCAAGAGAAACATTCTTAGAAATATATGAACTAATAAAAGATAAAAAAATATATTTAATAAGTGATGAAGTATATGAAAAATTAATATTTGAAGGTGAATTTTATTCTCCTACACAAATTCCAGCATTGAGAGAAAAAACGATAATAATAAACGCATTTTCTAAAACCTGGTCTATGACTGGATGGAGAGTAGGATATTCTATTGCTCCAAAAGAGATTTCAGATGAAATCAAGAAAATACAGAGTCATATATCATCAAATATAAATACACCTGCACAATACGGCGCTCTTGCCGCATTCGATGTAGATATAGATTATTATATAAAAAAATTTAATGAAAGAAGAAATTTTGTAATGGAAAAAATGAAAGAATCAAATTTAGAATATGTACATCCATATGGTGCATTTTATTTATTTATTAATATATCAAAATACGATACCAATGATTTAAATTTTTCAAATCAATTATTAAAAACAAAAAAATTAGCAGTAATACCTGGAAGTGGATTTGGAGCGAAGGGTTTTATAAGAATTTCATACGCAAATTCCATAGAGACTTTAGAAAAGGGGCTAAACAGATTATTCGAATATCTCGATGAGGTGAAATAA
- a CDS encoding GlmL-related ornithine degradation protein, which produces MKVDLITAEIGSTTTIVTAFDKITSKKPIILAQGEHYTTINEGDITIGIERALKIIQEKLGEKVSWNKFLATSSAAGGLKMTVHGLVYDMTVKASREAALGAGGVIKYITAGKMRKSHLKKILEINPNLIFLAGGVDYGEEETVLHNAELLRDLPINAPIIYAGNIAVVDEIKEILSNKKLYITENVYPKVDQLNVEPARKVIQEVFAEHIIHAPGMEKIEEYVDEKIIPTPAAVMRTTQLLSEIYEHVLTVDIGGATTDVDSVTEGDPEIQSIMISPEPIAKRTVEGDMGVFVNAHTVIDLIGENFLKEKFSNFDNLIKNISPYPKNDESEKFMAELAQYCFIEGIRRHAGKKKHIFTPLGRKTIAQGKDLTAVKYIFGTGGILTRSKFNKEILSSIINEHKKHPNELLPKNIKKIGYDKNYIFAPIGVLSMIDKQIAVNILNEDIEFFNL; this is translated from the coding sequence ATGAAAGTAGATTTAATAACAGCAGAAATTGGAAGTACAACAACAATAGTAACAGCATTCGATAAAATAACATCAAAAAAGCCAATTATATTAGCTCAAGGAGAACATTATACAACTATTAATGAAGGAGATATAACAATAGGAATTGAAAGAGCTTTAAAAATTATTCAGGAAAAATTAGGCGAAAAAGTATCATGGAATAAATTTTTAGCAACCTCATCAGCAGCCGGCGGTTTAAAAATGACTGTACATGGCCTTGTATATGATATGACAGTAAAAGCATCAAGAGAAGCTGCACTTGGAGCCGGTGGGGTAATAAAATATATTACTGCAGGAAAAATGAGAAAATCACATCTAAAAAAAATTTTAGAAATTAATCCCAATTTAATATTTTTAGCTGGCGGGGTCGATTATGGAGAAGAAGAAACTGTATTACATAATGCTGAATTATTAAGAGATTTACCTATTAATGCGCCAATAATTTATGCTGGAAATATAGCTGTTGTAGATGAAATAAAAGAAATTCTATCAAATAAAAAACTTTACATAACAGAAAATGTGTATCCAAAAGTAGATCAATTAAATGTTGAACCTGCAAGGAAAGTAATTCAGGAAGTTTTTGCCGAACATATAATTCATGCTCCGGGAATGGAAAAAATTGAAGAATATGTTGATGAAAAAATTATCCCTACTCCTGCAGCAGTAATGAGAACAACTCAATTATTATCTGAAATATATGAACATGTATTAACAGTTGATATTGGCGGAGCAACCACTGATGTTGATTCTGTTACAGAAGGCGATCCTGAAATACAAAGTATTATGATAAGCCCTGAACCAATTGCCAAAAGAACTGTCGAAGGAGATATGGGAGTATTTGTAAATGCACATACAGTAATTGATTTAATTGGTGAAAATTTCTTAAAAGAAAAATTTTCAAATTTTGATAATTTAATAAAAAATATATCCCCTTATCCTAAAAATGATGAAAGCGAAAAATTTATGGCTGAACTGGCACAATATTGTTTTATCGAGGGAATTAGAAGGCATGCCGGAAAGAAAAAACATATATTCACACCACTTGGACGCAAAACCATAGCTCAGGGAAAAGATTTAACAGCTGTAAAATATATATTCGGAACAGGTGGAATATTGACAAGATCAAAATTCAACAAGGAAATATTAAGCTCCATAATAAATGAACATAAAAAACATCCAAATGAATTATTACCAAAAAATATCAAAAAAATCGGATATGATAAAAATTATATTTTTGCCCCTATTGGTGTATTATCAATGATTGATAAACAAATTGCTGTTAATATATTAAACGAAGATATAGAATTCTTCAATTTATGA
- a CDS encoding glycerophosphodiester phosphodiesterase family protein → MDFMKLSILFFMMIGTLYIFYFNDDIDYNKIYNQIENYKKTHIIKDNTKKGGILMSKERPVILGHRGYRAKFPENTILAYKKAIEFGADGVELDVQLSKDGALIIHHDDNFEKITGNTTKINDLTSKEIKKIKINGENIPTLEEVFIKLPEYAYINVEIKDVKATEMAYNTVKSFNALDRVLFSSFNIEALRILRKLDENVDLGLLIEKKEMIEKIIPLHEELNFYSINLPVEGIEMLGLEKYKTLISKLMEIGLHIVLWTLNDIETLKKLEGYFDGIITDNVETIVNYYINN, encoded by the coding sequence ATGGATTTTATGAAATTAAGCATTTTATTTTTTATGATGATTGGGACATTATATATTTTTTATTTTAATGATGATATAGATTATAATAAAATTTATAATCAGATAGAGAATTACAAAAAAACACATATAATAAAAGATAACACAAAAAAAGGAGGTATTTTAATGTCTAAAGAACGTCCGGTGATTTTAGGTCATAGGGGATATAGAGCTAAATTTCCTGAAAATACTATATTAGCTTATAAGAAAGCTATAGAGTTTGGTGCTGATGGTGTGGAATTAGATGTACAGCTTTCAAAGGATGGTGCACTAATTATTCATCATGATGATAATTTTGAGAAGATTACCGGTAATACAACGAAAATCAACGATCTAACATCAAAGGAAATAAAAAAAATTAAAATTAATGGAGAAAATATTCCAACTCTTGAAGAAGTTTTTATAAAACTTCCAGAATACGCGTATATTAATGTTGAAATAAAAGATGTTAAGGCCACTGAAATGGCATATAATACTGTAAAAAGTTTTAATGCTTTAGATAGGGTTTTATTTTCTTCATTTAATATAGAGGCTTTAAGAATTTTAAGAAAATTGGATGAAAATGTTGATTTAGGGCTTTTGATTGAAAAAAAGGAAATGATAGAAAAGATTATACCTTTACATGAAGAATTGAATTTTTATTCTATTAATTTACCAGTAGAAGGTATTGAAATGCTCGGACTTGAAAAGTATAAAACGCTTATTTCAAAACTCATGGAAATAGGGTTACATATTGTTTTATGGACTTTAAATGATATTGAAACGTTAAAAAAGTTGGAAGGTTATTTTGACGGAATTATTACTGATAATGTTGAAACTATAGTTAATTATTATATAAACAACTGA
- the dnaN gene encoding DNA polymerase III subunit beta, with the protein MIYKLQIERSKLNSLMDMASKAVAKKTTNPILSGFKFSVKNKDLHLYATDLQTAFHGVIKNIIFEQVEKITDDLFEPERKEVDSEIDDETAIQEEKTEDSVENNDETLFPELSEDSSKDNIKPDFVVEATYFMDIIKNLSFETVDIYLENKNIKVMAGKSEFLLPTMDPEEFPEIVPNKAEEGIITFERQKLLSMIEKVIFCALRDSENVSRNLNGIYWDFREGGYLTLVAADGYRLALAELSMDIVNTPPSFLLSLKSMEELLNVLRGSKTENVDLFFDGARVLFFLDDDKIEIILNVVDATFPDYVRIIPQAFKTKVITSTDLFLKVLKRVSIAAKNDQVKMEIKDDIMELTAKSPEVGLAVEELEIDKEGEDILIAYSPKYLREAIDHIGTSEVEFNITSESSQTMIKPVGDDSYMYIVMPVRLK; encoded by the coding sequence ATGATTTATAAATTACAAATAGAAAGAAGCAAATTAAATTCATTAATGGATATGGCATCCAAAGCTGTGGCGAAAAAAACAACAAATCCTATTCTTTCTGGATTTAAATTTTCAGTAAAAAATAAAGATTTACATCTCTATGCTACTGATTTACAAACAGCATTTCATGGCGTAATAAAAAATATAATATTTGAACAGGTTGAAAAAATTACTGATGATTTATTCGAACCAGAAAGAAAAGAAGTTGATAGCGAAATAGATGATGAAACTGCGATTCAAGAAGAAAAAACAGAAGATTCCGTTGAAAATAATGATGAAACATTATTTCCAGAATTATCTGAAGACTCATCAAAGGATAATATTAAACCAGATTTTGTAGTAGAAGCAACATATTTTATGGATATAATAAAAAATTTAAGTTTTGAAACTGTTGATATATATCTCGAAAATAAAAATATAAAAGTAATGGCAGGTAAATCTGAATTTTTATTACCAACAATGGATCCTGAAGAATTTCCAGAAATTGTTCCAAATAAAGCAGAAGAAGGGATAATAACATTTGAAAGGCAAAAATTATTATCGATGATAGAAAAAGTAATATTCTGTGCTCTACGAGACTCTGAAAATGTTTCGAGAAATTTAAATGGAATATATTGGGATTTCAGAGAAGGCGGTTATTTAACCTTAGTTGCAGCAGATGGTTATAGACTGGCTTTAGCAGAATTATCCATGGATATAGTTAATACTCCACCATCATTTTTATTATCATTAAAAAGTATGGAAGAATTATTAAATGTTTTAAGAGGTTCTAAAACAGAAAATGTAGATTTGTTTTTTGATGGTGCTCGTGTATTATTCTTCTTAGATGATGACAAAATAGAAATCATATTAAATGTTGTAGATGCAACATTTCCTGATTATGTAAGAATAATTCCTCAGGCATTTAAAACAAAAGTAATAACTTCAACTGATTTATTTTTAAAGGTTTTGAAAAGAGTTTCAATAGCTGCAAAAAATGATCAGGTAAAAATGGAAATAAAAGATGACATAATGGAATTAACAGCCAAATCTCCTGAAGTTGGATTGGCAGTAGAAGAACTTGAAATAGATAAAGAAGGAGAAGATATATTAATTGCATATTCACCTAAATATTTAAGAGAAGCTATTGACCATATAGGTACTTCCGAAGTTGAATTTAATATAACAAGTGAGAGTTCTCAAACAATGATAAAACCTGTTGGCGACGATTCATATATGTATATTGTTATGCCCGTGAGGTTGAAATAA
- the ispF gene encoding 2-C-methyl-D-erythritol 2,4-cyclodiphosphate synthase produces the protein MMRIGFGYDAHPFEENKKLYIGGIELPSEKGLKGHSDGDVLIHAIIDALLGACGMENIGELFPEIEEYKNIDSKILLEKVMEKLHKIKIINIDTTIVTSHIKLNPYKNIIKKTLSKIMNIDETQINIKGKSGNGLGIGGKNEGIEAYAVALIEK, from the coding sequence ATAATGAGGATTGGGTTTGGATATGATGCACACCCGTTTGAAGAAAATAAAAAATTATATATAGGTGGTATTGAACTTCCATCAGAAAAAGGATTAAAAGGGCATTCTGATGGAGATGTCCTTATTCATGCAATTATCGATGCTTTATTAGGAGCTTGTGGTATGGAAAATATAGGTGAATTATTTCCTGAAATTGAAGAATATAAAAATATCGATAGTAAAATACTACTGGAAAAAGTTATGGAAAAGTTACATAAGATTAAAATTATAAATATCGATACCACAATTGTTACATCACACATCAAATTAAATCCATATAAAAATATAATAAAGAAAACACTTTCAAAAATAATGAATATTGATGAAACACAAATTAATATAAAAGGAAAATCTGGTAACGGTCTGGGAATTGGCGGAAAAAATGAGGGAATTGAGGCATATGCTGTTGCATTAATAGAAAAATGA
- the nfi gene encoding endonuclease V yields MKINNIHGFKNIEIKKCIEIQKNLSKKINLKKLTKTPEIVAGVDLSFFKDYGIAIIIEINRDFKEIELVYHYQKVEFPYIPGLLAFRELPIFIEAWKKLKTKPDLVFFDGQGIAHPRKMGIATHASFFINIPTIGVAKSRLFGNYIEPCFEKGCSSYLFDKEKSKIGIVLRTRDNVKPVFVSPGNYITLEETKNITLQYTTKYKIPEPTRLAHIYSQKIKTKIFISG; encoded by the coding sequence ATGAAAATAAATAATATACATGGATTTAAAAACATTGAAATAAAAAAATGTATTGAAATTCAAAAAAATCTATCAAAAAAAATAAATTTAAAAAAGTTGACTAAAACTCCAGAAATTGTAGCAGGAGTAGATCTGTCTTTTTTTAAAGATTACGGAATAGCTATAATAATAGAAATAAATAGAGATTTCAAAGAAATAGAATTGGTTTATCATTATCAGAAAGTTGAATTTCCTTATATTCCAGGTTTATTAGCTTTTAGAGAATTGCCAATTTTTATAGAAGCATGGAAAAAATTAAAAACAAAACCTGATTTAGTATTTTTTGACGGTCAGGGAATAGCTCATCCAAGAAAAATGGGAATAGCAACACATGCATCGTTTTTCATAAATATTCCAACAATAGGAGTAGCAAAATCAAGATTATTTGGAAATTATATTGAACCATGTTTTGAAAAAGGATGTTCATCATATTTATTTGACAAAGAAAAAAGCAAAATAGGAATTGTACTGCGAACAAGAGATAATGTAAAACCTGTTTTTGTTTCTCCAGGTAATTATATAACACTGGAAGAAACTAAAAATATAACTTTACAATATACAACAAAATACAAAATACCAGAACCAACAAGATTAGCTCATATATATTCACAAAAAATAAAAACTAAAATATTCATATCGGGGTGA
- a CDS encoding inositol monophosphatase family protein, with amino-acid sequence MDILQVMIKAAKNAGDILLMKKKNLKNIRTKKSSSDLVSEADLESQKLIIDTIMNEIPEAIILAEENWNGDKRILKHGKKVFVIDPLDGTLNYVHGMDFYSISIAMMDEGKINYGVVYLPENDKLYYAETRKGAYLNGLKLYRNEEKDLSESIFVTGWPYEPELFKNAYEAIEKVHKYIHEVRILGSAAGELCLLAEGKIDGYWEYGLGPWDLAAGVLIAEEAGLEIYGISQKDFDLSKGEIIATFKNNIDSVYKILKE; translated from the coding sequence ATGGACATTTTGCAGGTAATGATAAAAGCTGCAAAAAATGCTGGGGATATATTATTAATGAAAAAAAAGAATTTAAAAAATATTCGAACAAAAAAATCATCATCTGACTTAGTAAGCGAAGCTGATTTAGAATCTCAAAAACTTATAATAGATACAATAATGAATGAAATACCAGAAGCCATAATACTTGCAGAAGAAAATTGGAATGGCGATAAAAGAATACTTAAACATGGAAAAAAAGTATTTGTAATAGACCCTTTAGATGGAACATTAAATTATGTTCATGGAATGGATTTTTATTCAATATCAATCGCTATGATGGATGAAGGAAAAATAAATTATGGGGTAGTGTATTTGCCTGAAAATGATAAATTATATTATGCTGAAACAAGAAAAGGGGCTTATCTAAATGGTTTGAAGTTATATAGAAATGAAGAAAAAGATTTATCAGAATCAATTTTTGTTACTGGATGGCCATATGAACCTGAGTTATTCAAAAATGCATATGAGGCTATAGAAAAAGTTCATAAATATATTCACGAAGTAAGAATTTTAGGAAGTGCAGCTGGAGAATTATGTTTATTAGCTGAAGGAAAAATAGACGGTTACTGGGAATATGGATTAGGACCATGGGATTTAGCAGCAGGCGTATTAATTGCAGAAGAAGCTGGATTAGAGATATATGGAATATCCCAAAAAGATTTTGACCTTTCAAAAGGAGAAATAATAGCAACATTTAAAAATAATATAGACTCTGTATATAAAATATTAAAGGAGTGA
- a CDS encoding SagB/ThcOx family dehydrogenase — translation MKKCGRDVLKSNWKDLEVEIPDRKKEIPIPPYIKPFDENGEFIDLTPIEKINLGKVDLKEVLNNRMSRRNFSDIPLSLEELSYLLYYTQGIRNIVKNKVTFRTVPSAGATHPLETYLLIFNVEGIEKGLYRYIPTVDKLQLLKKGDFSKEVIEATLGQIFVGNSAVVFVWTAIPYRTEWKYSFEAHKTIAIDAGHVCQNLYLTAESINCGTCAVAAYDQEKMDNLIGVDGEEEFVVYLAPVGKVK, via the coding sequence ATGAAGAAATGTGGAAGAGATGTTTTAAAGTCAAATTGGAAAGATTTAGAGGTTGAGATTCCTGATAGAAAAAAAGAGATTCCTATTCCGCCATATATTAAACCTTTTGACGAAAATGGGGAATTTATTGATTTAACCCCTATTGAAAAAATTAATTTAGGTAAAGTTGATTTAAAAGAAGTTCTTAATAATAGGATGAGTAGAAGAAATTTTTCTGATATACCATTGTCTTTAGAAGAATTATCATACTTATTATATTATACTCAAGGGATACGAAATATAGTAAAAAATAAGGTTACTTTCAGAACAGTTCCATCCGCTGGTGCTACTCATCCTTTAGAAACATATTTGTTGATTTTTAATGTTGAAGGTATTGAAAAAGGATTATATAGATATATACCAACTGTCGATAAATTACAATTATTAAAAAAAGGAGATTTTTCAAAAGAAGTTATTGAAGCAACATTAGGACAAATATTTGTTGGAAATAGTGCTGTAGTTTTTGTTTGGACAGCTATTCCCTACAGAACAGAGTGGAAATACTCATTTGAAGCTCATAAAACTATTGCTATTGATGCTGGGCATGTTTGTCAAAACCTTTATTTAACGGCAGAATCCATAAATTGTGGGACTTGTGCAGTTGCAGCTTATGATCAGGAAAAGATGGATAATTTAATTGGTGTTGATGGTGAAGAAGAATTTGTAGTTTATTTAGCACCAGTTGGAAAAGTAAAATGA